A genomic region of Pseudomonas abietaniphila contains the following coding sequences:
- the nuoE gene encoding NADH-quinone oxidoreductase subunit NuoE has product MNSTLIQTDRFALSESERSAIEHEMHHYEDPRAASIEALKIVQKERGWVPDGAIYAIGEVLGIPASDVEGVATFYSQIFRQPVGRHIIRVCNSMVCFIAGHEDIVGEIQSTLGIGLGQTTADGRFTLLPACCLGNCDKAPAVMIDDDTFGNLQPAGVAQLLEGYV; this is encoded by the coding sequence ATGAACAGCACGCTTATCCAGACAGACCGTTTCGCCCTGAGCGAATCCGAGCGCTCGGCCATCGAGCACGAAATGCATCACTACGAAGACCCGCGCGCGGCGTCCATCGAAGCCCTGAAGATAGTCCAGAAAGAACGCGGTTGGGTGCCGGACGGCGCCATCTATGCGATCGGCGAAGTGCTGGGCATCCCCGCCAGTGACGTTGAAGGTGTGGCCACGTTCTACAGCCAGATCTTCCGTCAACCGGTCGGCCGCCACATCATCCGCGTCTGCAACAGCATGGTCTGCTTCATCGCCGGTCACGAAGACATCGTCGGTGAGATTCAAAGCACGCTGGGCATCGGCCTGGGTCAGACCACGGCCGACGGCCGCTTCACGCTGCTGCCGGCCTGCTGCCTGGGCAACTGCGACAAGGCACCGGCGGTCATGATCGACGACGATACTTTCGGCAATCTGCAGCCTGCGGGCGTCGCCCAGCTGCTGGAGGGTTACGTATGA
- the nuoC gene encoding NADH-quinone oxidoreductase subunit C/D, translating to MTADTALYIPPYKADDQDVVVELHNRFGAEAFTAQSTVTGMPVLWVARAKLFEILTFLRNVPKPYSMLYDLHGVDERLRTKRRGLPDADFTVFYHLLSVERNSDVMIKVALSEGDLSVPTITSIWPNANWYEREVWDMFGIDFPGHPHLSRIMMPPTWEGHPLRKDYPARATEFDPYSLTLAKQQLEEEAARFRPEDWGMKRSGTNEDYMFLNLGPNHPSAHGAFRIVLQLDGEEIVDCVPDIGYHHRGAEKMAERQSWHSFIPYTDRIDYLGGVMNNLPYVLSVEKLAGIKVPEKVDVIRIMMAEFFRITSHLLFLGTYIQDVGAMTPVFFTFTDRQKAYTVIEAITGFRLHPAWYRIGGVAHDLPRGWDKLVKDFVEWLPKRLDEYTKAALQNSILKGRTIGVAAYNTKEALEWGVTGAGLRSTGCDFDLRKARPYSGYENFEFEVPLAHNGDAYDRCMVRVEEMRQSIKIIDQCMRNMPEGPYKADHPLTTPPPKERTLQHIETLITHFLQVSWGPVMPANESFQMIEATKGINSYYLTSDGGTMSYRTRIRTPSYPHLQQIPSVIKGSMVADLIAYLGSIDFVMADVDR from the coding sequence ATGACTGCAGACACCGCTCTGTACATCCCGCCTTACAAGGCTGACGACCAAGATGTCGTCGTTGAGTTGCACAACCGCTTTGGCGCCGAGGCGTTCACCGCCCAATCCACTGTCACCGGCATGCCGGTGCTGTGGGTCGCCCGTGCCAAGCTGTTCGAAATCCTGACGTTCCTGCGCAACGTGCCCAAGCCGTACTCGATGCTGTACGACCTGCACGGTGTGGACGAGCGCCTGCGTACCAAACGCCGTGGCTTGCCGGACGCCGATTTCACTGTGTTCTACCACCTCCTGTCGGTAGAGCGTAATAGTGACGTGATGATCAAGGTCGCCTTGTCCGAGGGCGACCTCAGCGTGCCGACCATCACCAGCATCTGGCCGAACGCCAACTGGTATGAGCGTGAAGTGTGGGACATGTTCGGGATCGACTTCCCGGGCCATCCGCACCTGAGCCGCATCATGATGCCGCCGACCTGGGAAGGTCACCCGCTGCGCAAGGACTACCCTGCCCGCGCCACCGAGTTCGACCCGTACAGCCTAACGCTGGCCAAACAGCAACTGGAAGAAGAAGCCGCGCGCTTCCGTCCGGAAGACTGGGGCATGAAGCGTTCCGGCACCAACGAGGACTATATGTTCCTCAACCTGGGTCCGAACCACCCTTCCGCTCACGGTGCGTTCCGTATCGTGCTGCAACTGGACGGTGAAGAAATCGTCGACTGCGTTCCGGACATCGGCTACCACCACCGTGGTGCCGAGAAGATGGCCGAGCGTCAGTCCTGGCACAGCTTCATCCCGTACACCGACCGTATCGATTACCTCGGCGGCGTGATGAACAACTTGCCGTACGTGCTCTCGGTCGAGAAGCTGGCCGGCATCAAGGTGCCGGAGAAGGTCGATGTCATCCGCATCATGATGGCCGAGTTCTTCCGTATCACCAGTCACCTGCTGTTCCTGGGTACCTACATCCAAGACGTGGGCGCGATGACCCCGGTGTTCTTCACCTTCACCGACCGGCAAAAAGCCTACACGGTGATCGAAGCCATCACCGGTTTCCGTCTGCACCCGGCCTGGTATCGCATCGGTGGTGTCGCTCACGACCTGCCACGCGGCTGGGACAAGCTGGTCAAGGACTTCGTCGAATGGCTGCCCAAGCGCCTGGACGAATACACCAAAGCCGCCCTGCAGAACAGCATCCTCAAGGGTCGTACCATCGGCGTTGCCGCCTACAACACCAAAGAAGCCCTGGAATGGGGTGTCACCGGTGCAGGCCTGCGTTCCACCGGTTGCGACTTCGACCTGCGCAAGGCGCGCCCTTACTCGGGATACGAGAACTTCGAATTCGAAGTGCCACTGGCGCACAACGGTGATGCCTACGATCGCTGCATGGTCCGCGTCGAAGAGATGCGCCAGAGCATCAAGATCATCGACCAGTGCATGCGCAACATGCCGGAAGGCCCGTACAAGGCGGATCACCCGCTGACCACGCCGCCGCCGAAAGAGCGCACGCTGCAGCACATCGAAACCTTGATCACGCACTTCCTGCAGGTTTCGTGGGGTCCGGTCATGCCGGCCAACGAGTCCTTCCAGATGATTGAAGCGACCAAGGGCATCAACAGTTATTACCTGACGAGCGACGGCGGCACCATGAGCTACCGTACCCGGATCCGCACCCCAAGCTACCCGCATCTGCAACAGATCCCTTCGGTGATCAAAGGCAGCATGGTCGCGGACTTGATTGCGTACCTGGGTAGTATCGACTTCGTTATGGCCGACGTGGACCGCTAA